One stretch of Natronobacterium gregoryi SP2 DNA includes these proteins:
- a CDS encoding chemotaxis protein CheC, with translation MKLDVNALGTFYRMAREGAGLAAGRLTHMTDVETQVGVTKLNFMRGSEICQAFDDSTEKVGIRVDLDGAIEGYSVIVFEREAALRIVDTIVSEPETAAFDEMTRSAVTEVGHIMNSGFVDGWADVLESVIDVSTPELVIDESADQFFNDVDETAGPGQENDLALLFQSRIETVDTEVGFSHYLFPTHRSMSALLDRLRTSDGIAYDKLEGFDRMAERGAKEIATTATTLTGIETSVEIRRLNFVSLEAIPQSVPDEQLVGVAFEFDGVPSGYLVFLFDERSARKIVDAMVPTVADGVDGDPGEFDEMETSAITELGNIMASGFLDGWANVLDTTIDHSTPEFIHDIGAAAVDPVVVQLGSQQEFAFVFDTIITADGRDIDCEVYAIPNEADLERALNDLDVDRVEEEPTTAEFQEVDNA, from the coding sequence ATGAAACTCGACGTCAACGCACTCGGGACGTTCTATCGGATGGCAAGAGAAGGTGCCGGGCTCGCTGCAGGGCGGCTGACGCATATGACCGATGTCGAGACGCAAGTCGGCGTCACGAAGCTCAATTTCATGCGTGGCAGTGAAATCTGCCAGGCGTTCGACGACTCGACCGAAAAGGTCGGCATTCGCGTCGACCTAGACGGTGCAATCGAGGGGTACTCGGTGATCGTCTTCGAGCGCGAAGCGGCGCTCCGGATCGTCGATACGATCGTTTCGGAGCCCGAAACAGCAGCGTTCGACGAGATGACCCGCAGTGCTGTGACCGAGGTTGGCCACATCATGAACAGTGGGTTCGTCGACGGTTGGGCCGATGTCTTGGAGAGTGTCATCGATGTCTCGACGCCCGAACTCGTCATCGACGAATCGGCCGACCAGTTTTTCAACGACGTCGACGAGACGGCGGGTCCCGGCCAGGAGAACGACCTCGCGTTGCTCTTCCAGAGTCGGATCGAGACCGTCGACACGGAGGTCGGGTTCAGCCACTATCTCTTCCCGACCCATCGTTCGATGTCGGCGCTACTCGATCGGCTCCGGACCAGTGACGGCATTGCCTACGATAAACTCGAGGGGTTCGACCGGATGGCAGAGCGTGGAGCCAAAGAGATTGCCACCACCGCGACGACGCTGACTGGAATCGAAACCAGCGTCGAGATCCGACGGCTGAACTTCGTCTCACTCGAGGCGATTCCACAGTCGGTTCCCGACGAACAACTCGTCGGCGTCGCCTTCGAGTTCGACGGCGTGCCAAGTGGCTATCTGGTTTTTCTGTTCGACGAGCGGTCGGCACGGAAGATCGTCGACGCGATGGTGCCGACCGTGGCCGACGGAGTGGACGGCGATCCTGGAGAGTTCGACGAGATGGAAACGAGCGCGATCACGGAGCTCGGAAACATCATGGCAAGCGGATTTTTAGACGGGTGGGCGAACGTACTGGACACGACGATCGATCACTCGACGCCGGAGTTTATCCACGATATCGGTGCCGCAGCGGTTGATCCGGTTGTCGTCCAGCTCGGCTCACAGCAGGAGTTCGCGTTCGTTTTCGACACCATCATCACGGCCGACGGCCGGGACATTGATTGTGAAGTGTACGCGATTCCCAACGAGGCCGACCTCGAACGAGCGTTGAACGATCTCGATGTCGACCGAGTCGAGGAGGAACCGACGACGGCCGAATTTCAGGAAGTCGATAACGCATGA
- a CDS encoding DUF7266 family protein: MIGNTAERGVSVAVTHVLTIGITTILIGMLLMGASAMLEFETERSAESSLETIGERLAGEVSNVDRMANKDDDSVAMAADHPRQVANTGYMVTLLPESECSDAPLLTEPTDCLRLVADDHDVTVHVPLVVEADVEKSDATGGPITVAHEDGNISIESERR; encoded by the coding sequence ATGATCGGGAACACCGCTGAACGTGGCGTCTCGGTCGCCGTCACGCACGTCCTCACGATCGGTATCACGACGATACTCATCGGGATGCTGTTGATGGGGGCCAGTGCGATGCTCGAGTTCGAGACGGAGCGGTCCGCGGAGAGTTCGCTGGAGACCATCGGCGAACGACTCGCTGGAGAGGTTTCGAACGTCGATCGAATGGCAAACAAGGACGACGATTCAGTGGCGATGGCTGCCGACCACCCGCGGCAGGTCGCAAATACGGGGTATATGGTGACTCTGTTACCGGAGTCGGAGTGTAGCGATGCGCCGCTGCTTACCGAGCCGACCGACTGTCTGCGACTGGTGGCCGACGATCACGACGTGACCGTCCACGTCCCACTGGTCGTCGAGGCGGACGTCGAGAAAAGCGATGCGACCGGCGGTCCGATAACAGTCGCCCACGAAGACGGCAATATCAGCATCGAGAGTGAGCGGCGATGA
- a CDS encoding DUF7289 family protein — translation MTGATDTTTGRFGGDDRAVSEVVAFVLVFGVILTSVALLSVTGFQAMDGYQEAEQVANAERAMDALTENVNDVLRYDGIDRRHGELTLREGTVTAGSSGTVVNVSVGGDPIGDDKPFSEIATEDGAFDVGEFAYHYESETIAYEAGGLVRADDTGSVLLEDPLLTCRDDTAVVTLAVVDSQNRSIQSHDGLGVTVVETDPDRHTRIVDVTGDANVSIGIDDTEYERAWHGAVSAGDWDVEEHGGYDPDDGDVIGVCNADRAVVTVVEIDVRY, via the coding sequence ATGACGGGAGCAACGGACACCACGACTGGCCGCTTCGGTGGGGACGACCGGGCAGTCTCCGAGGTGGTCGCGTTCGTTCTCGTTTTTGGAGTTATCCTCACGTCGGTCGCGCTTCTGTCTGTCACCGGATTCCAGGCGATGGACGGCTATCAGGAGGCCGAACAGGTGGCAAACGCCGAGCGTGCGATGGACGCGCTCACGGAAAACGTCAACGACGTGCTGCGGTACGACGGGATCGACCGACGGCACGGCGAACTGACGCTCCGTGAAGGGACCGTCACGGCGGGCAGTTCCGGGACTGTGGTGAACGTCTCCGTCGGCGGCGATCCGATCGGTGACGACAAGCCGTTCTCCGAAATCGCCACCGAAGACGGGGCGTTCGATGTCGGTGAGTTCGCGTACCACTACGAGTCGGAGACGATCGCGTACGAAGCCGGCGGACTCGTCAGAGCCGACGACACCGGCAGTGTTCTCCTCGAGGACCCGCTTCTGACGTGTCGGGACGATACCGCGGTCGTTACGCTCGCAGTTGTCGACTCACAGAATCGCTCTATCCAGAGTCACGACGGACTCGGAGTAACTGTGGTCGAAACCGACCCCGACCGTCACACGCGCATCGTAGACGTCACCGGCGATGCCAACGTCTCGATCGGTATCGACGACACCGAATACGAGCGGGCGTGGCACGGGGCTGTCTCTGCTGGTGACTGGGACGTCGAAGAACACGGTGGGTACGATCCGGACGACGGCGACGTAATCGGCGTCTGTAACGCCGACCGAGCCGTCGTTACGGTCGTCGAAATCGACGTCCGGTACTAA
- a CDS encoding chemotaxis protein CheC: MTTKVDIRKLSFVNEMAKVGTNGVADNMSKLTGQHARMEVTKTNFVDVLDLERQLDDENRVGVRVRLQDPPRGHILILFPEESAKKITAIMLDDVVDDLTDVSGKMARSAVEEMGTMMANGFIDGWADVLGRVIDIAAPQLVYAPAGEVVTRTASLDGDDLALFFDSELTVPSYQIEAEIYAFPDVEAFVELVNDIDVKTT, translated from the coding sequence ATGACGACGAAAGTTGACATTCGCAAGCTAAGTTTCGTAAACGAAATGGCGAAAGTTGGAACGAACGGCGTCGCCGACAACATGAGCAAACTGACCGGCCAACACGCCCGGATGGAGGTAACCAAGACGAACTTTGTCGACGTCTTGGATCTCGAGCGGCAGTTAGACGACGAGAATCGCGTCGGCGTCCGGGTTCGGTTGCAGGACCCGCCACGTGGTCACATCCTTATCCTTTTTCCTGAGGAGAGCGCAAAGAAGATCACGGCGATCATGCTCGACGACGTCGTCGACGACCTGACGGACGTCTCCGGGAAGATGGCACGAAGTGCAGTCGAGGAGATGGGGACGATGATGGCAAACGGCTTCATCGACGGCTGGGCAGACGTGCTCGGGCGGGTCATCGACATCGCTGCCCCGCAGTTGGTGTATGCACCCGCTGGCGAAGTCGTCACTCGGACGGCGAGTCTCGACGGGGACGACCTCGCGTTGTTTTTCGACTCGGAACTGACGGTGCCGAGCTACCAGATCGAAGCCGAAATCTACGCGTTCCCCGACGTCGAAGCGTTCGTCGAACTGGTCAACGATATTGACGTCAAAACGACATGA
- the cheY gene encoding chemotaxis protein CheY — MSTGVLIVDDSHFMRNLLRQILEEDYRIVGEASNGAEAVKLYKEREPDIVMMDIVMPKCNGIKATAAIKKIDPSAQVIMCTSVGQREKMKLAVKAGADGYVTKPFEEPSVRKALTDVVAA, encoded by the coding sequence ATGTCGACAGGGGTGCTCATCGTTGACGACTCACATTTTATGCGGAATCTACTGCGTCAGATCCTCGAAGAGGATTACCGCATCGTCGGTGAGGCGTCTAACGGTGCCGAAGCCGTGAAACTGTACAAAGAACGCGAGCCCGACATCGTCATGATGGACATCGTGATGCCCAAGTGCAACGGTATCAAGGCGACGGCAGCCATCAAGAAGATCGACCCCAGTGCACAGGTCATCATGTGTACGAGCGTCGGCCAGCGGGAGAAGATGAAACTGGCCGTCAAGGCCGGCGCGGACGGATACGTGACGAAGCCGTTCGAGGAACCCAGCGTCAGAAAGGCGCTTACGGACGTCGTCGCGGCATGA
- a CDS encoding chemotaxis protein CheW, translating to MPELPDKLLGIDLEDGRDRNQQDSSGSEDREDHVRAVVFEVGDHRFAVPVDDVRTTTALQDEPTAVPRAPDAIEGVVDLRGEITAVIDPSVYFPPATVSTDSDQLLVFDQPADQQAAAIRVDDVLGVDSVPESNVFDEDNVAESEFSGDVLEHPLVDAVLERERRPGSHARESSLESLDGGAGRSVGVANDGHRIVVEGTPLVAVHKLLLASSPRATQSLAR from the coding sequence ATGCCGGAGCTCCCCGACAAACTGCTTGGAATCGACCTCGAGGACGGCCGAGATCGGAACCAACAGGATTCGAGCGGTTCCGAGGATCGTGAGGATCACGTACGCGCCGTCGTGTTCGAGGTCGGTGACCACCGGTTTGCAGTCCCGGTCGACGACGTCAGAACGACGACGGCGCTTCAGGACGAGCCGACGGCGGTCCCGCGTGCTCCCGACGCGATCGAGGGCGTCGTCGATCTCCGTGGCGAGATTACGGCAGTGATCGATCCGTCGGTTTACTTCCCGCCCGCGACCGTCAGCACCGATAGCGACCAGTTACTCGTCTTCGACCAGCCCGCCGACCAGCAGGCAGCGGCGATTCGCGTCGACGACGTGCTCGGCGTCGATTCCGTTCCGGAATCGAACGTCTTCGACGAAGACAACGTTGCGGAAAGCGAGTTCTCGGGAGACGTACTCGAGCATCCGCTCGTCGACGCCGTGCTCGAACGCGAGCGTCGGCCGGGATCGCACGCGAGAGAGTCGTCGCTCGAGTCGCTCGACGGCGGAGCGGGTCGCTCTGTCGGTGTTGCGAACGACGGCCATCGGATCGTCGTCGAGGGAACGCCGCTCGTCGCCGTCCACAAACTCTTGCTGGCGTCGAGTCCGAGAGCCACCCAGTCACTCGCCCGGTAG
- a CDS encoding CheR family methyltransferase, which translates to MTDDPFDELLSFVENELQFATSHYNDSYLDRRVSSRMRRTGSDSYAEYLSVLQDEPDEQEALLEAMSINVTGFFRNPDVWSGIADVLETLSDEKSSVDVWSAACADGREPYSLAMLAHDVDGIDESRIDILGTDISEPALETAREGVYEESRTADMDDQLSFLDDYSRYVDRDDRTYRIADDVQGTASFERHDLINDDPKSGFDLVVCRNLFIYIDNEYKRSMLEVIAESLRPGGYLVIGKAETIPPTLKSAFSVYDARLRIYQHDSDSGR; encoded by the coding sequence ATGACTGACGATCCTTTCGACGAACTTCTTTCGTTCGTCGAGAACGAACTACAGTTCGCAACGAGCCACTACAACGACAGCTATCTAGATCGGCGGGTTTCCTCCCGGATGCGACGAACCGGGAGCGACAGCTACGCGGAGTATCTGTCCGTTCTGCAGGACGAACCGGACGAACAGGAGGCACTACTCGAGGCGATGAGCATCAACGTCACCGGTTTCTTCCGCAATCCCGACGTCTGGTCGGGCATCGCCGACGTCCTCGAGACGCTTTCGGACGAGAAAAGCAGTGTCGACGTCTGGAGTGCCGCGTGTGCCGACGGGCGCGAGCCGTACTCGCTTGCGATGCTCGCTCACGACGTCGACGGAATCGACGAGTCCCGGATCGACATCCTGGGAACCGACATCAGCGAGCCAGCCCTCGAGACGGCCCGCGAAGGCGTCTACGAAGAGTCACGGACGGCCGATATGGACGACCAACTCTCTTTTCTCGACGACTACTCCCGGTACGTGGATCGGGATGACCGTACCTACCGCATCGCGGATGACGTCCAGGGGACCGCCAGTTTCGAACGGCACGACCTGATCAACGACGATCCGAAGTCCGGGTTCGACCTCGTCGTCTGCCGAAACCTCTTCATCTACATCGACAACGAGTACAAACGCTCCATGCTCGAGGTGATCGCCGAGTCGTTGCGGCCCGGCGGCTATCTCGTGATCGGGAAAGCAGAGACGATTCCACCGACGCTGAAGTCCGCGTTCTCCGTCTACGACGCCCGGCTCCGGATCTACCAGCACGATTCCGACTCGGGACGCTAA
- a CDS encoding chemotaxis protein CheA — protein sequence MTDHWTDFVQESEERITELNNALLALEHSPDDEETITDVFRIAHTLKGNCGAAGLEAATDLAHAIEDVLDAVRAGEIAVSMELMDDVFEAVDDLERLIDDLDRYGEIETDPADTIGALREHLEGPVAIQPPTESEIDDVIAGLEGPSNDDHEMYLVRISTAEIEDGVNDGRLVVEALIDAFELLGTDPPRSVIDDGDYGGAFDAVFASPVGESAIASGLDPVAEVHDFEIVTVTDRFAAGTQTTHEDSLDDLVSGTAPGDGVDPDQARQLEVDELLAEFDEFDDLDERAADIADDDDLGAFDEMGDAGAFDDLLADADEGDDGEPRAAAETDQVIDDAETASETDSEDGTVDDANEVFSELQAEVEMVGFDELQEELADLEFDEFDDEEVGMDELLGDAADDDGSFLEARDDGSNVADHVSDPATEPTDSGEPESASEPEDDGLESEDGTESADAVAADSVTASELDDSEPPTLEGDTPSSVASDTAAVADSGAADEADESSRREIDEDDCEPEVNDLPPEESVADCTEEPAFNVEFGEQPETSFESDPETDVGFDVPADEYDDQFGDVSLEGDQFGDVSLEGDQFDDVSLEGNQFGDVSLEGNQFGDVSLEGDQFGETVDATIDDVDAFGDDGAEFGTDDGLSGGPDDGIAEEESTAAVDDGATDDGAVSPVDAESEPDDTGGFNFGSELREASSRSDTGGDGSDVVDETDVIDEIDLEESFEATDIALEGDSNPFAPGETASETGSAAIDVEPERVVDEPALEVPELTVPESADRSGATDPADGDQSVRVDVDRIDELRTLVEGLVTTRVRLHNAAETGEDFSELEPELDDLSELTTALQETVMDVRLVPLETAVSRLPRVVRDVAREQEKEVILELSGEDVELDRSILERIGDPLVHLVRNAVDHGIESPDSREQAGKPREGTVEVTATQSRDRVTITVSDDGAGLSPDRLRSEAVEADILEESEAAAMDDEATYDLAFHPGFSTASEVTDVSGRGVGMDVVKRTVEDLDGSVRIDSDPGGGTTVTMTLPVSVAIEDVLFVECGGREFGLPTKVVQDIESARAVETVDGTPVLADGDDESPVRWLEEEFESLESTAEERMLVRVRDDVRQVALGCDRVQGQQEVVVKPFEGFMGGIPGLSGATVRGRGKVVTILDVATL from the coding sequence ATGACTGACCACTGGACCGACTTCGTCCAGGAGAGCGAAGAACGAATTACGGAACTGAACAACGCGTTGCTGGCCCTCGAGCACAGCCCAGACGACGAGGAGACGATCACGGACGTCTTCCGCATCGCTCACACGCTCAAGGGCAACTGCGGTGCGGCCGGGCTCGAGGCAGCGACCGATCTTGCACACGCGATCGAAGACGTACTTGATGCGGTCCGTGCGGGCGAGATAGCGGTCTCGATGGAGTTGATGGACGACGTCTTCGAGGCCGTCGACGACTTAGAGCGACTGATCGACGACCTCGATCGCTACGGCGAGATCGAGACGGACCCTGCCGATACGATCGGTGCGCTCCGGGAACACCTCGAGGGTCCAGTCGCGATCCAGCCACCCACAGAGAGCGAGATCGACGACGTCATCGCGGGTCTCGAGGGGCCGTCGAACGACGATCACGAGATGTATCTCGTGCGCATTTCGACGGCCGAGATCGAGGACGGGGTAAACGACGGGAGGCTCGTCGTCGAGGCTTTGATCGACGCGTTCGAGTTGCTCGGCACCGACCCGCCACGGTCAGTGATCGACGACGGCGACTACGGCGGCGCGTTCGACGCCGTCTTCGCCAGCCCGGTCGGTGAGTCGGCGATCGCGTCCGGACTCGACCCGGTCGCGGAGGTACACGACTTCGAGATCGTCACGGTTACTGATCGGTTCGCGGCCGGGACGCAAACGACACACGAGGACTCTCTCGACGACCTCGTGTCAGGAACGGCCCCTGGCGACGGTGTCGACCCCGACCAGGCACGACAACTCGAGGTCGACGAACTGCTCGCGGAGTTCGACGAGTTCGACGACCTGGACGAGAGAGCAGCAGACATCGCGGACGACGACGATCTCGGGGCCTTCGACGAGATGGGCGACGCCGGGGCGTTCGACGATCTGCTGGCGGACGCCGACGAGGGAGACGACGGCGAGCCACGAGCGGCCGCCGAAACCGACCAGGTGATAGACGACGCCGAGACAGCGTCGGAGACAGATTCCGAAGACGGCACAGTCGACGACGCAAACGAGGTTTTCTCGGAACTGCAAGCTGAAGTCGAGATGGTTGGCTTCGACGAACTGCAGGAGGAACTCGCCGACCTCGAGTTCGACGAGTTCGACGACGAAGAGGTCGGGATGGACGAACTCCTCGGTGATGCAGCCGACGACGATGGCTCGTTCCTCGAAGCCCGAGACGACGGCTCCAACGTAGCGGACCACGTTTCGGACCCAGCGACCGAGCCGACGGATTCTGGAGAGCCGGAATCGGCGTCCGAACCCGAAGACGACGGTCTCGAGAGCGAGGACGGCACAGAGAGCGCCGACGCGGTAGCCGCTGACTCCGTGACTGCGAGCGAGTTGGACGATTCGGAGCCGCCGACACTCGAGGGCGACACCCCCTCGAGCGTGGCGTCGGATACGGCTGCCGTGGCCGACTCGGGAGCAGCCGACGAGGCCGACGAGTCGTCACGACGAGAAATAGACGAGGACGACTGCGAACCAGAAGTGAACGACCTGCCGCCCGAGGAGTCGGTCGCCGACTGTACGGAAGAGCCAGCGTTCAACGTCGAGTTCGGCGAGCAGCCAGAGACAAGTTTCGAGTCCGACCCCGAGACAGACGTCGGCTTCGACGTGCCGGCCGACGAGTACGACGACCAGTTTGGCGACGTCTCGCTCGAGGGCGACCAGTTTGGCGATGTCTCGCTCGAGGGCGACCAGTTTGACGACGTCTCGCTCGAGGGCAACCAGTTTGGCGATGTCTCGCTCGAGGGCAACCAGTTTGGCGATGTCTCGCTCGAGGGCGACCAGTTCGGTGAGACAGTCGACGCGACTATCGACGACGTCGACGCGTTCGGTGACGACGGCGCGGAGTTCGGTACCGACGACGGTCTCTCTGGCGGGCCAGACGATGGCATCGCCGAGGAGGAGTCGACCGCGGCTGTCGACGACGGAGCGACCGACGACGGAGCAGTTTCCCCTGTCGACGCGGAATCGGAGCCCGACGACACTGGTGGTTTCAACTTCGGGTCGGAGCTTCGGGAAGCGTCGTCCCGTTCGGACACTGGCGGTGACGGTTCCGACGTGGTCGACGAGACCGACGTAATCGACGAGATAGATCTCGAGGAGTCCTTCGAGGCGACGGATATCGCGCTCGAAGGCGACAGCAACCCGTTTGCCCCGGGTGAGACGGCGAGCGAAACCGGCTCGGCGGCGATAGACGTCGAGCCGGAACGGGTCGTCGACGAGCCAGCACTCGAGGTTCCGGAGTTGACAGTTCCGGAGTCGGCGGATAGATCTGGAGCCACCGATCCTGCGGATGGCGACCAGTCGGTGAGGGTCGACGTCGACCGGATCGACGAACTCCGGACACTCGTCGAGGGACTCGTGACGACGCGCGTTCGACTCCACAACGCAGCCGAGACCGGCGAGGACTTCTCTGAACTCGAGCCGGAACTCGACGACCTCTCGGAGCTGACCACCGCGCTCCAGGAGACCGTGATGGACGTCCGACTCGTCCCCCTCGAGACGGCTGTCAGCCGGCTCCCACGGGTGGTTCGGGACGTAGCTCGCGAGCAGGAAAAAGAGGTCATCCTCGAGTTGAGCGGCGAGGACGTGGAACTCGACCGGAGCATTCTGGAGCGGATCGGAGATCCGCTGGTGCATCTGGTGCGAAACGCGGTTGATCACGGGATCGAATCACCAGACAGCCGCGAGCAAGCGGGGAAGCCCCGGGAGGGAACAGTCGAGGTGACTGCCACCCAGAGTCGTGATCGAGTGACAATAACGGTCTCGGACGATGGGGCCGGACTGTCTCCGGATCGTCTGCGCTCCGAAGCCGTCGAAGCAGACATTCTCGAGGAATCGGAAGCCGCTGCGATGGACGACGAAGCCACGTACGACCTCGCGTTCCATCCTGGGTTCTCGACGGCGAGCGAGGTAACCGACGTCAGCGGCCGTGGCGTCGGTATGGACGTGGTCAAGCGGACGGTCGAGGACCTCGATGGAAGCGTCCGGATCGACAGCGACCCCGGCGGCGGGACGACTGTCACGATGACGCTTCCGGTCTCGGTCGCGATCGAAGACGTCCTGTTCGTCGAGTGTGGTGGCCGGGAGTTCGGTCTCCCGACGAAAGTCGTGCAGGACATCGAATCGGCCCGCGCGGTCGAGACGGTCGACGGAACCCCCGTCCTCGCGGACGGCGACGACGAGTCTCCCGTTCGCTGGCTCGAGGAGGAGTTCGAATCGCTCGAGTCGACCGCGGAAGAACGGATGCTCGTTCGCGTGCGTGACGACGTCCGGCAGGTCGCGCTCGGCTGTGACCGCGTGCAAGGCCAGCAGGAAGTCGTCGTCAAGCCCTTCGAGGGCTTTATGGGCGGCATTCCTGGCCTCAGCGGTGCGACGGTTCGTGGCCGTGGCAAGGTCGTCACGATACTCGACGTAGCGACGCTCTGA
- a CDS encoding chemotaxis protein CheB, translating into MTRILVVDDAASTRTVLGNALADVGYEVKLAASGRDALERIDAIDPDVVTLKTTLPDGDAVDAIERIMTINPTPVLLLCDELPEETADSLLEGVARDVVSYLEQPVAGLHGRFVADVVEAVGDLETVDASSLALARTAATARVAQPVTGGQTSLRRNDTANATVPSTRTDSRRDQTSSRPDDVTTVPVEGTTLLESIVVVGASTGGPKIAERLLERLPAALDATVLIVQHMPATFTGRFADRLDTVSEYPVREATEDEWLSPGEAVVAPGDADLEVVDHDGRGLRVRLDDEQTRGVQPSIDVTMETAAETVTGPLCGVVLSGMGGDGAAGIEAVDAVGGHTIAQDEATSQVFDIPCQAIATGCVDEVVRGDAIAAAIVDACTVRPANDRAAANTEGETDD; encoded by the coding sequence ATGACGCGAATACTCGTTGTCGACGACGCTGCGTCCACGCGGACAGTCCTCGGCAACGCGCTCGCCGACGTCGGCTACGAGGTCAAACTCGCAGCGAGTGGACGAGACGCCCTCGAACGAATCGACGCGATCGACCCCGACGTCGTGACCCTGAAGACGACTCTCCCGGACGGAGACGCCGTCGACGCGATCGAACGGATTATGACGATAAATCCCACGCCAGTCCTCCTGTTGTGTGACGAACTTCCCGAAGAGACGGCGGACTCGCTCCTGGAGGGCGTTGCACGCGACGTCGTCAGCTATCTCGAGCAGCCTGTAGCCGGTCTCCACGGCAGATTCGTTGCGGATGTCGTCGAGGCGGTCGGCGACCTCGAGACGGTCGATGCGTCGTCGCTCGCGCTGGCTCGAACCGCTGCGACCGCGCGTGTGGCCCAGCCGGTGACGGGTGGCCAAACGTCACTCCGCCGGAACGACACAGCAAACGCCACGGTTCCGTCGACGCGGACCGACAGTCGCCGCGATCAGACGTCGTCCCGGCCGGACGACGTGACGACGGTCCCGGTCGAGGGGACCACGCTCCTCGAGTCGATCGTCGTCGTCGGCGCATCCACCGGCGGCCCGAAGATCGCCGAACGCCTACTCGAGCGGCTTCCGGCCGCCCTCGATGCGACGGTACTGATCGTCCAGCATATGCCCGCGACGTTTACCGGCCGATTCGCCGACCGACTCGATACAGTAAGTGAGTATCCGGTTCGAGAGGCGACCGAGGATGAGTGGCTCTCGCCCGGCGAGGCCGTCGTCGCACCCGGTGACGCTGATCTCGAGGTCGTCGACCACGACGGCCGCGGCCTTCGCGTTCGACTCGACGACGAGCAAACGAGAGGCGTCCAGCCGTCGATCGACGTCACGATGGAGACTGCGGCCGAGACTGTCACGGGGCCACTCTGTGGCGTCGTCCTCTCTGGAATGGGCGGTGATGGTGCTGCCGGGATCGAGGCCGTCGACGCCGTCGGTGGCCACACGATCGCCCAAGACGAAGCGACGAGTCAGGTATTTGACATCCCCTGTCAGGCGATAGCGACCGGCTGCGTCGACGAGGTCGTGCGCGGCGACGCCATCGCGGCGGCGATCGTCGACGCGTGTACCGTTCGACCGGCAAACGACCGTGCGGCCGCGAACACGGAAGGTGAAACCGATGACTGA
- a CDS encoding chemotaxis protein CheD produces the protein MKTYGTEPGIPSPARVGISEITVSEGDDTLTSYGLGSCLAIALYDPETEIGGLAHAMLPDGDAAENSDRKPGKYANTAIRALLRRMVENGASYTSVEAKIAGGSDMFEFDSFGDGVGQRNVVAAKDELERLGVPLVAEDVGGETGRTVEFTPGTGALVVRSANESGETRKYD, from the coding sequence ATGAAGACGTACGGAACAGAACCAGGTATCCCGTCGCCAGCACGGGTTGGTATCTCGGAGATTACGGTCAGCGAGGGCGACGACACGCTCACGTCCTACGGGCTTGGCTCGTGTCTCGCGATCGCACTCTACGACCCCGAGACGGAGATTGGCGGACTCGCACACGCGATGTTGCCAGATGGCGACGCCGCCGAGAACAGCGATCGCAAGCCAGGCAAGTACGCGAATACTGCGATCCGTGCGCTGCTCCGACGCATGGTCGAAAATGGTGCCAGTTATACGTCCGTCGAAGCAAAGATAGCTGGAGGGAGCGACATGTTCGAATTCGACAGTTTTGGCGACGGGGTCGGGCAACGCAACGTCGTTGCGGCGAAAGACGAACTCGAGAGACTCGGTGTTCCACTCGTTGCCGAAGACGTCGGCGGCGAAACGGGGCGGACTGTCGAGTTTACGCCCGGGACGGGGGCGCTCGTGGTCAGGTCGGCCAACGAAAGCGGAGAAACGAGAAAATATGACTGA